In one Portunus trituberculatus isolate SZX2019 chromosome 31, ASM1759143v1, whole genome shotgun sequence genomic region, the following are encoded:
- the LOC123511483 gene encoding XK-related protein 6-like → MPSRDIDSYVTHHPKSSRSSSSSSRVARQFTWLEVLWLGVVVVSYLMGYAVQISIITERYSLEEQPVNRGLYVVFFLLPHLLAGLKNLQYHHRESTEEEGEDGAMGWLVHVFFLPFSPLIRLVRAVRFGMQEKENWEDGIRFLDEMVTLGVLRLFEVFLGDGPTLCLLARDDVWGSSSDWQVQINGPQLAPGCGPMCQVDEPAPINFWTVFRMLFLLSKMAQCITFYLVMVKRLQRLQHPHQYTHLREGNAKQGRANIFATLILYVAHFFFIGSRIMGYSMVSASWGPWVYLIVGGHWLLNTTWHLITVVNSKGLTAARSMSSLVMGGVWLIALTNEQGGRQLGRFILYYSLAFAESAICGFMWNAAMAGSGDYFEVKAPWALLTVFMLGILAHMIYYAVCHPGSPSISSRGFLCCSGNRWDPIDEEDRM, encoded by the exons ATGCCGTCACGTGACATCGACAGCTACGTCACACACCACCCCAAGTCAA GCAGGTCCTCGTCTTCGTCAAGCAGGGTGGCGCGGCAGTTCACGTGGCTGGAGGTTCTGTGgctgggcgtggtggtggtgtcctacTTGATGGGATACGCCGTGCAGATCAGCATCATAACCGAGCGGTACAGCCTGGAGGAACAGCCCGTCAACAGAGGCCTCTacgttgtcttcttcctcctgccgcACCTCCTCGCCGGACTCAAGAACCTACAGTa CCACCACCGGGAGTccacggaggaggagggcgaggacggCGCAATGGGCTGGCTGGTTCATGTGTTCTTCCTGCCCTTCAGTCCCCTCATCAG ATTGGTCCGGGCTGTGCGGTTCGGGatgcaagagaaggagaactGGGAGGACGGCATTAg GTTCCTGGATGAAATGGTGACCCTGGGAGTATTGCGGCTTTTCGAGGTGTTTCTGGGAGACGGGCCCACGCTCTGTCTGCTGGCCCGCGATGACGTGTGGGGCAGCTCCAGCGACTGGCAGGTGCAAATCAACG GTCCCCAGCTGGCACCAGGATGCGGACCTATGTGTCAGGTGGACGAGCCAGCTCCCATAAACTTCTGGACCGTGTTTCGCATGCTGTTCCTCCTTTCCAAGATGGCCCAGTGCATAACCTTCTATCT CGTAATGGTGAAGCGTCTGCAGCGCCTCCAGCACCCACACCAGTATACCCACCTACGGGAGGGCAACGCGAAACAAGGGCGTGCCAACATTTTCGCTACGCTGATTCTTTATGTggctcatttcttcttcatag GGTCGCGCATCATGGGGTACAGCATGGTGAGCGCCTCTTGGGGACCCTGGGTGTACCTCATCGTCGGGGGACACTGGCTGCTCAACACTACCTGGCATCTCATCACCGTGGTCAACTCCAAGGGACTCACGGCGGCAAG ATCCATGTCGTCGCTGGTGATGGGCGGCGTGTGGCTGATCGCCCTCACCAACGAGCAGGGAGGCCGCCAGCTGGGGCGCTTCATCCTCTACTACTCTCTGGCCTTCGCGGAGAGCGCTATTTGTGGCTTCATGTGGAACGCGGCCATGGCGGGCAGCGGAGACTACTTCGAggtcaag GCGCCGTGGGCACTCCTGACGGTATTCATGCTTGGAATCCTCGCGCACATGATCTACTACGCCGTCTGTCACCCCGGctccccttccatctcctcacGCGGCTTCCTCTGCTGCTCTGGTAACCGCTGGGACCCCATAGATGAGGAGGACCGCATGTAG